The following coding sequences are from one Salvia hispanica cultivar TCC Black 2014 chromosome 3, UniMelb_Shisp_WGS_1.0, whole genome shotgun sequence window:
- the LOC125216845 gene encoding cyclin-dependent protein kinase inhibitor SMR10-like, whose amino-acid sequence MGVANKMSCKDKDLHVTTKRQVETLTISTPALKIKVEARGDIEEEDGGCTTPKAEDGGDLVLPKCPPPPPRKPKAVPLLHKRKARVYLLDLSDEIDSMFPSNVIRDFMCGKIKKIRTQLL is encoded by the coding sequence ATGGGAGTTGCAAACAAGATGAGTTGCAAGGACAAAGATTTGCATGTGACGACGAAACGACAAGTCGAAACCCTAACAATTTCAACTCCGGCTCTGAAGATCAAGGTGGAAGCTAGAGGAGATATTGAAGAGGAAGATGGAGGGTGCACTACGCCAAAAGCGGAGGATGGTGGAGATTTGGTATTACCAAAATgccctcctccgccgccgagAAAACCCAAGGCAGTGCCACTGCTGCACAAGAGAAAGGCGAGGGTTTATTTGCTGGATTTGTCTGATGAAATTGACTCCATGTTTCCTTCTAATGTTATCAGGGATTTTATGTGTGGTAAGATCAAGAAAATTAGGACCCAgcttttatga